A window of Flammeovirga kamogawensis genomic DNA:
CTCCATTTAATTTGAGGATACCTTTAAAAGTTACTGTTTCATCATTTACCTCTCTAGGAACATCCATAAAAACCTCCATAATAGTTTCTGGACCTGCTCCTCCACAAAAAAAGCAATTTGCAAAAGGATAATATGAAATTAACATCGAATTTTCATCATCTGTATCAATAGGTAAAACAAAACCTTTAATTGATATCTCCTTTCCTTCTAATGCTCTAACGTCTTCAGAGAAAATCGGGAAAGGCACTTTCATTTCTAATTCTTTATCAAATTTGTCTTCCCAGTCAATTTTTTGAAGAATTAACCAAACATCTTTCTGATTTTGAACTAGACTAAAAGAAGATAAGAAAATTGAAATAATTACTAAGCTAAATAAGTTCTTCTTCATTTTATAAAAATAAGAATTCTACAAGCTTAATTTAACCCTTTATCCATTATTTTTTTCTTCTCTTGGAGCCTCCTCACTTTTGTTAGGAAAAGGAGGTCTATCTTGATGATTTTTACGAGGCTTCCAATGTTCTTTTTTATTGTGTGGGCGTCTATCAAATCGCCCTCCTCCTTGCTGTTGATTTTTTGACTTGTTCTCTAGCATTTTTTGTTGCTTAGTTACTTGAGCCTCTTTTCTTTCTCCAGCTTCTAATTCGCTTAAATCAAATTCTTCTTCACCTTCACCTGCTTTCAGTGTTTTCTGAATCTTTATTTGATCTTTACGATCTTGAAGTAATTGTTTCGCATTTGGACGAATCTTATTTGTGATTTCGCCATTTCTTACCTTAACAATATCTACGGCTTGCATTAGAGCTTCTCTAAAAGAAGTTTCGTCTGCAACACCTTTACCTGCAATGTTATATGCTGTACCATGATCTGGAGAAGTCCTCACAATAGTTAAACCTGCAGTATAATTTACACCACTTTCAAAAGCATGTAATTTAAATGGGATTAACCCTTGATCGTGATACATACAAAGTACACCATCGTAATTTTTAAACGCCATTGTACCAAAGAATCCATCGGCAGGGAAAGGACCAAATACAAGGTTTCCTCTTTTCTTAAATTCTTTAACTACAGGTCCAATTACATTAATTTCTTCATCACCCAATAAACCATCTTCACCTGCGTGTGGGTTTAACCCCATTATTGCAACTTTAGGTTTAGTAATGCCAAAGTCCTTTTTTAATGAATTGATTAATACTTTCAATTTAGACGTTAAAGCTTCTTTAGTAATTGCCGCCGAAACATCTTTTAAAGGAATATGTCCTGTTACAACGCCTACTCTTAAACTTCCAGCACATAAAGTCATTAAAGTATCTCCGCCATCTGCATGGTTTTCTTGATAATACTCCGTATGACCGGCATGTTTAAAATCTTCACTTTGAATATTTGCCTTATTGATAGGTGCAGTAACTACAGCATCAATGGTTTTTGTGTTTAAATCTTCGGATGCTCTTGCAATAGATAAATAAGCACATTTCCCAGCTTCCTCTGTAATCTTACCCGGCTCTAATTCTTGAACTTCAGTCCAACAGTTTACTACATTAATCTTTTGATCGTGTAAGTAGCTATTGTTATTGTACTGATGATACGTAAATTCTTCTATCCCTAAAATACGTTTGTACTTTGTAAGAATACGGCCAGAACCATATACAACTGGTGTACAAATGTTTGTAATTCGTTTATCCTGTAAAACCTTTACGATTACTTCGGGACCAATTCCATTGTAGTCTCCGATTGTAATACCAATACGAGGTTTATCAGATTTTCTATTTTTAATGTCTTTCATATTATTTCCGATTGGACAATATTGTTCGTTAATCGAATACTTAGTATTTCTAATAAGTCGGTTAAATCAAAAGTAACACTTTATCAAAAAAATTATATCATTTAAATACTATAATTGTCTTAAATATAAAGATAAATGTGATATCAATGAGGTGTTCACTTATAATTCTACTATTTATTAAACATCCAACGCAATTCTAAAGTATATACAATAAGATAAAATATAATTTATGTTACAATTGATATAGATTCACATAACAGATAGCAATAAATTTACATTTATTTCCAATCTTTGTATAACCTATTGATTTTAGTATCTTTTTGGGGTATCAAACAACTTTTTATGACAAAATTTTACAGCTTAATTTTATTCTCTTTCCTATTAATTTCTTCTTGTATGAAGCAAGGAAACCCATCTTCTATATCCACAGAAGTATTGAAAAAAAATGCCTCTACTTTCTTAAAGGGTAATGATATTGAGATTAAATCTTCGTCTGATCTAAAATTTTATTTGTGCACTACTTTTCAAGGAATGAGCACTGACAACCCTGTTCAAAAAGTTGAATATATACTACTAGACAATAAGGGTAAACCTACTTCAATCAAAGGGACGATAAACAATGGTAAGATTACGTTTAAAGACGATAAACACCTTGTTATTAGTCAATTTATGGGTGTCGCTACAAGTACTTCTAATGTCAGAACTAAAGAAATAGACATATACGCTATTTTAGAACCAGTTCAATAATACTATCTTATGAATAAAATTTACACAAAGATATTTCTTTTAGGTATAGTTGGTGCTGTTTTATGCAGTGTTTACTTTTATCAAAATGCACAAAACGAAAAGACAGTTTATGCATCAAAAGATATATTTAAAAATGAATATATAAAGAAGAAAAAGAAAAGAGAAAATGGTTATGCAAAAGCAGATCAACCTGATAAATTTCTTGAAGTTCTTCGTTCAATGAAAATCCGAAAAGGAGAAAAAACACCACAATATAATGTTGGTTATAAAGAGAAGGAGCTTGCACTAGCAAAAGTCCATGACCAAGAATATTTCTCAAATTTTAGAACAAAAGCCACTGAAGAATGGATTGAAAGAGGTCCTGCTAACGTTCCTGGAAGAACACGTACTTTAGTTGTTGACCAAAATGACAATACAAACAGAACTTGGTTTGCAGGCTCTGTAAGTGGTGGTATTTGGAAATCGACAAATAGAGGAGAAAGTTGGGTGGCTAAAACTGACAACTTACCGAATTTATCAATCTCACACATTGTACAATCCGAAAGTAATCCTTTAACTTTTTATGCTTCTACAGGTGAAGCTTTTGGTAATTTAGATGGTATTTTAGGTAACGGAATTATTAAATCTACAGACGGTGGTAACACTTGGGTTGCTTTAACTTCAACTATTGAAAACGATGATTTCCAAATCTCAAACAGAATTATAGTAGACCCTACCGATGAAAACACACTATTGGTTTGTACTTCTAAAAATCCAATTAGAACGAATAACAGAACTTCTTTTATTTTAAAATCTACTGACGGTGGTAATTCTTGGGATAAAGTCTATACAGGTAGTAATTTTATTCAACAAATAATTGCTGATCCTACAGATTTCACTATTCAATATGCTACAATTGCTTATGTTGGTATTGTAAAGTCTACTGATGCAGGTGCAACTTGGTCACAGGTTGGGAGTAATATTAATGCTTCTGGACGTATTGAATTGGCTATTTCTCCAGTAAATTCATCTTACATATATGCATCTATTGCTGGCAATGGCTCAAGTAGCTCTGATGGCAATGTGTATGTTTCTATGGATACTGGAAATACTTGGGAAAGAGTTAATGCAACTAACAATGAAGAATATTTAGGTGGACAAGGTTGGTATGACAATACGATTATGTGCCATCCGTTTGATCAAGATATTGTATATCTTGGAGGAGTTAATTTGTGGAAATTAGAGCTGACTGAAGGAGTAGCAAATTCAGGTGCTTTTACAGTTATCTCTGATGCTTACGGTGACGGCAATAATAGCTACTCCCAATCTACAGGAAGTACGGTGCATGAAGGACTTCACCCCGATCACCATTCTTTACAATATGTAACAACATCTGCGAATGCATTTTATATTATAAATACAAATGATGGCGGTATCTATTATTCTAAGTCTGGTACTAACCCTGGAGAATTAGATGGCGATTGGACTTTTGCTGGCCACGGTTATAACACTACTCAATTTTACGGTGTAGACAAACAATCTGGACAGAATAGTTATATAGGCGGATCGCAAGATAACGGTAGTTGGATTTCATCTAATAACCCTACCAATGCTTCAGATTATAGAAGGTTTCTTCCGGGTGATGGTTTTGAGGTTGCATGGAATAGTAGTGATTCAGACTTATTGTTAGGAAGTGTATATAATAATATCATTTTAAAATCTAACAATGGAGGTAATAATTATTTTGAAGCGAATAATGGGTTAACTGACTTAGGTGAAGCAGCTCCCTTTATTACGAAGTTGGCTTATGCAAAAGAAGACCCAAATACTGTTTATTCTGTTGGTGCTTCCGGTGTTTGGAAATCTACTGACTTTGCAGACAACTGGAAATTATTACCTATTTCGGAAAAATGGATAATTAATAGTTTTATTGATGTAAAAATCTCCAATGCATCTACAGATGTAATTTGGGCTGGAGCTCATATGTCTGATGATTATAGAGTACATGTTTCTAAAGACAAAGGAAACACTTTCACACCTGTTGAAAATTTCACTGTAAATGGCTTTGAGATGGGACCTATATCAGGTATCGGCACAAATTCACTTAACCCTGCCTCTGCTTTTGTTTTGTTCTCATTTGCTCATGCTCCTAAAATTATTAGAACAAATGACTATGGAGATACATGGACAGAACTTTCAGGTTTTAGTACAAGTGGTGTTTCAAATAATGGCTTTCCAGATGTTGCTGTTTACGACGTAATCACTATGCCTTATAATGATGAAATTATTTGGGTAGGAACTGAAATAGGTATTTTTGAATCAACTGATAATGGTGAAAATTGGCACAAACTATCAGGTGGTTTACCATCTGTTTCTATATGGGATTTAAAAATTGTAGACAATCAAGTGGTGGTTGGAACACATGGTAGAGGAATTTGGTCATTTGATTTAGCAGAAGTGCCTCAACCTAACATCACAAATTTCAACTCAACAATTAGTACAACTATTATAGATTATACTATTTCTTCTTCCATAGATTCTATTGCAGTGTATAGTGATTCTGGAAATTACCTTATCTCTATACCAAATACTGTCAATGCAGGAGAAAACTCTATTGAATTATCATCTGAAGAATTAAATGGACATACTACTATTCAATTAATTAGTTATTTGGATGGAGAAAAATACAAATCTGTTTTAAAGACATTAGAATCTGTAGAATACAAGACTGCTCAAACAGAATATTACGAAGACTTTAGTACTTATTCTTCAATTTCTGATTTTACTGGAGATGCATTGGTGTATAATGATAATGTAGACTTTTTTGAGCTTGGTGGTTTTCATTCAGAACACAATTATACGAACAACTTTATCAAATACTCTTACCTTAAAATTCCAATAATTGTAGGTAATGAAAGATCTCATTTTGCATATACAGATGTTGCGATGATTTCTACTGATGACGATTATGTAGCTGTTGAAGTAAGTAAAGGTGGTATTGATTGGGTCAATCTTACAGGAAATTACGATGCCTCTGCCAATGATGATTGGGAGTATTATGTAAATCAAGGTTCTAACGGAGCTCAAACATTAGAAGTAACACACAAATACGACTTAAAAGATACTTTCGCTGTAGGTGATACTATACTCGTTCGTTTTAAAATGAATTCTGATGAAAGTAATCCTAATTGGGGTTGGGCCATTACTAACATCAACATTCAAAGTGATAATCCAATCTTATCTATTGAAGAAAATAAAGAAACAACTAATGTTAGGGTATACCCTACAGAAGTTTTTGATAAGAAAACTACACTTGATATTTACGCTCAAAAAAATGAAAATATCAAATATAGAATCATTGATTTAATTGGTAGTACAATGCACGAAAGTGAAGAAATTAATGTGCAAATTGGAGCAAATAAAATTCCAATCGATCTATCAAACTTTAGAATGGGAATTTATATTCTAACTGTAGAATCAAATAATACACAATCTTCTTATAAGTTTATAATTAGGTAATTATCTCAATTCCTCCTAATAACTGAAGCACCATTATAAATAGTAATGGTGCTTTTTTGTTTTCAGTAACCAAAAATAGCAATACACAAAAACTTGATAAACAACACACTACAATAATCATAATTCAAATTTATTGACAAATAACATTTGTCACACAAAGAGATAAGGTTGTCTTTAGAATGTAAATAATCACATTCACCAAATAAAAACAACAAGTATGAAAACCTCAAGTATTCAAAAAATTACATTAATTTTTATAACATTAATAAGTTTAATATCATTACAATCTAACGCACAGTCTAAAGCTTCTAAAAGAGATCAAGACTTTACATTAACTGCAGGTAATTCTATCAGATATAGTGCTCCAATAAAAGGTTTTGAAACAGATTATAATTATGGAGTAGGTGTATATTTAGATTTAGATTATAAATTAACAAAAGGATTATCTGTTAGAGGTGATTTTGGTTGGAGTGTTTTTAAAGGTAAAAGAATTAGCGATTATTCTATAACTCCAGATTTGAATGATTGGGAATTCTCTGGAGGATTAAAATATAAATTCTCAATTTTATATGTTGAAGGTTTAGCAGGTTATAGAACTGGATTCGAATCGGTAACTTACGCTCCAGGTGCAGGTATAGAAGTGGGTAATTTTAATATTGGTGCAAATTATAATATTATTGATCAAGAAAGATTTATGAGCTATAAGCTGACATTCTTCTGGTAGAAAAAAATATTCTTATATAGATATAGGCTAATAATAGATATTGCTATTGTTAGCCTTTTTTTATTCTCAATGTTGACAAACGTATGTTAGGTAATTTGTTTTGTTGAGCTAAAAACACGTTTTTTACAAAAAAATTGAGATTTTTCTCAGCACTTCTAAAAAAATAATATGGCCAACGTTAAACCTAAAAAGCATTTAGGACAACATTTTCTTGACGATATGCAAGTTGCAGACGATATAGTTAACGCAATGACGCGACACGGAGGATACAATGAAATTTATGAGATCGGCCCGGGTATGGGAGTTTTAACTACCCGATTGATGAAAAAAGAAGGAATTAAAACTACTGTTGTAGAAATTGATTCCGAATCTGTTGTATACCTAGAAAATGAAGTTGGTTTACCTAAAGATCAAATTA
This region includes:
- a CDS encoding DUF3299 domain-containing protein → MKKNLFSLVIISIFLSSFSLVQNQKDVWLILQKIDWEDKFDKELEMKVPFPIFSEDVRALEGKEISIKGFVLPIDTDDENSMLISYYPFANCFFCGGAGPETIMEVFMDVPREVNDETVTFKGILKLNGDATGMIYQLKDAVEVETID
- the pdxA gene encoding 4-hydroxythreonine-4-phosphate dehydrogenase PdxA, which gives rise to MKDIKNRKSDKPRIGITIGDYNGIGPEVIVKVLQDKRITNICTPVVYGSGRILTKYKRILGIEEFTYHQYNNNSYLHDQKINVVNCWTEVQELEPGKITEEAGKCAYLSIARASEDLNTKTIDAVVTAPINKANIQSEDFKHAGHTEYYQENHADGGDTLMTLCAGSLRVGVVTGHIPLKDVSAAITKEALTSKLKVLINSLKKDFGITKPKVAIMGLNPHAGEDGLLGDEEINVIGPVVKEFKKRGNLVFGPFPADGFFGTMAFKNYDGVLCMYHDQGLIPFKLHAFESGVNYTAGLTIVRTSPDHGTAYNIAGKGVADETSFREALMQAVDIVKVRNGEITNKIRPNAKQLLQDRKDQIKIQKTLKAGEGEEEFDLSELEAGERKEAQVTKQQKMLENKSKNQQQGGGRFDRRPHNKKEHWKPRKNHQDRPPFPNKSEEAPREEKNNG
- a CDS encoding VPS10 domain-containing protein codes for the protein MNKIYTKIFLLGIVGAVLCSVYFYQNAQNEKTVYASKDIFKNEYIKKKKKRENGYAKADQPDKFLEVLRSMKIRKGEKTPQYNVGYKEKELALAKVHDQEYFSNFRTKATEEWIERGPANVPGRTRTLVVDQNDNTNRTWFAGSVSGGIWKSTNRGESWVAKTDNLPNLSISHIVQSESNPLTFYASTGEAFGNLDGILGNGIIKSTDGGNTWVALTSTIENDDFQISNRIIVDPTDENTLLVCTSKNPIRTNNRTSFILKSTDGGNSWDKVYTGSNFIQQIIADPTDFTIQYATIAYVGIVKSTDAGATWSQVGSNINASGRIELAISPVNSSYIYASIAGNGSSSSDGNVYVSMDTGNTWERVNATNNEEYLGGQGWYDNTIMCHPFDQDIVYLGGVNLWKLELTEGVANSGAFTVISDAYGDGNNSYSQSTGSTVHEGLHPDHHSLQYVTTSANAFYIINTNDGGIYYSKSGTNPGELDGDWTFAGHGYNTTQFYGVDKQSGQNSYIGGSQDNGSWISSNNPTNASDYRRFLPGDGFEVAWNSSDSDLLLGSVYNNIILKSNNGGNNYFEANNGLTDLGEAAPFITKLAYAKEDPNTVYSVGASGVWKSTDFADNWKLLPISEKWIINSFIDVKISNASTDVIWAGAHMSDDYRVHVSKDKGNTFTPVENFTVNGFEMGPISGIGTNSLNPASAFVLFSFAHAPKIIRTNDYGDTWTELSGFSTSGVSNNGFPDVAVYDVITMPYNDEIIWVGTEIGIFESTDNGENWHKLSGGLPSVSIWDLKIVDNQVVVGTHGRGIWSFDLAEVPQPNITNFNSTISTTIIDYTISSSIDSIAVYSDSGNYLISIPNTVNAGENSIELSSEELNGHTTIQLISYLDGEKYKSVLKTLESVEYKTAQTEYYEDFSTYSSISDFTGDALVYNDNVDFFELGGFHSEHNYTNNFIKYSYLKIPIIVGNERSHFAYTDVAMISTDDDYVAVEVSKGGIDWVNLTGNYDASANDDWEYYVNQGSNGAQTLEVTHKYDLKDTFAVGDTILVRFKMNSDESNPNWGWAITNINIQSDNPILSIEENKETTNVRVYPTEVFDKKTTLDIYAQKNENIKYRIIDLIGSTMHESEEINVQIGANKIPIDLSNFRMGIYILTVESNNTQSSYKFIIR
- a CDS encoding porin family protein; amino-acid sequence: MKTSSIQKITLIFITLISLISLQSNAQSKASKRDQDFTLTAGNSIRYSAPIKGFETDYNYGVGVYLDLDYKLTKGLSVRGDFGWSVFKGKRISDYSITPDLNDWEFSGGLKYKFSILYVEGLAGYRTGFESVTYAPGAGIEVGNFNIGANYNIIDQERFMSYKLTFFW